The following are encoded in a window of Salinigranum halophilum genomic DNA:
- a CDS encoding EMC6-like membrane protein encodes MATETQTGLSKHLRGVTVTTLACLAGVAAAVASGVVVGTDPASATNRLTLGILAGFIALQLPVLRVVGVDVSDFGAKDYLYVGFMTFTLWFITFAIMLTAGVTL; translated from the coding sequence ATGGCTACCGAAACGCAGACCGGCCTCTCCAAACACCTCCGGGGAGTGACCGTCACCACGCTCGCGTGTCTCGCGGGCGTCGCGGCGGCGGTCGCGTCGGGCGTCGTCGTCGGGACGGACCCCGCGTCGGCCACGAACCGGCTGACGCTGGGGATCCTCGCCGGCTTCATCGCTCTGCAGCTTCCCGTCCTGCGCGTCGTCGGGGTGGACGTCTCCGACTTCGGGGCGAAAGACTACCTCTACGTCGGATTCATGACGTTCACGCTGTGGTTCATCACCTTCGCGATCATGCTCACCGCGGGCGTGACCCTGTAA
- a CDS encoding YbhB/YbcL family Raf kinase inhibitor-like protein — protein sequence MRLTSDAFDDGDPIPEQYGYRAANVNPPLDIHDVPDEAETLALVVDDPDAVEPAGKVWDHWVVWNLPAATTSIPVDFEPPSAGGVEGRNDYGEVGYGGPNPPDREHTYRFVARALDTTLALDSGETKAALEAAVEGHVLAEARLTGTYAP from the coding sequence ATGCGACTCACCAGCGACGCGTTCGACGATGGCGACCCGATTCCCGAACAGTACGGCTACCGGGCGGCGAACGTGAACCCGCCGCTCGATATCCACGACGTGCCCGACGAGGCGGAGACGCTCGCACTCGTCGTCGACGACCCGGACGCCGTGGAACCGGCGGGGAAGGTGTGGGACCACTGGGTCGTGTGGAACCTGCCGGCAGCGACGACGTCGATTCCGGTCGATTTCGAGCCGCCGAGCGCCGGCGGTGTCGAGGGGCGAAACGACTACGGCGAGGTCGGCTACGGCGGGCCGAACCCGCCGGACCGCGAGCACACCTACCGGTTCGTCGCACGCGCGCTCGACACGACGCTCGCACTCGACAGCGGCGAGACGAAGGCGGCGCTGGAAGCGGCCGTCGAGGGACACGTCCTCGCAGAGGCACGACTCACCGGGACGTACGCGCCGTGA
- a CDS encoding M20 family metallopeptidase: MDELGELTHDLVSIPSHEDETDAGDAIERWLREETDADVRRDESGNVVARRGSGDTSLALVGHHDVVPPAAEQLDGDEYVVEERDGRLYGRGTADMNGAVAASMCAFRDAEVGDAELLFVSFVGEEQGGVGARAALDAGFDVDYAIVGEGSTGYSAPGVTDVAVAHKGRRGSTLIAHGEAAHASEVESGTNAVYRACDAVDVVRAIEFPEAEVLGHHLRGSVAVTEIEGGTAWNVIPERCAVTVDERTVPGERAPLERAADVDGVEWRVDQDLPPMACDDAAFADLVLDAAAAAQEGAPEHVVKPHATDAGWLADAGTTCVVCGAAEPGEAHTRDESVSLAVVERCYRIYRDAAERFE; the protein is encoded by the coding sequence ATGGACGAACTGGGCGAACTCACCCACGACCTGGTGTCGATTCCGAGCCACGAGGACGAGACCGACGCGGGCGACGCCATCGAGCGGTGGCTCCGCGAAGAGACCGACGCCGACGTCCGACGCGACGAGTCGGGGAACGTCGTCGCACGTCGTGGGAGCGGCGACACCTCGCTCGCGCTCGTCGGCCACCACGACGTCGTCCCACCCGCAGCCGAGCAACTCGACGGCGACGAGTACGTCGTCGAGGAGCGCGATGGCCGGTTGTACGGCCGCGGGACGGCGGACATGAACGGCGCGGTCGCGGCGTCGATGTGCGCGTTCCGGGACGCGGAGGTGGGGGACGCCGAACTCCTGTTCGTCTCCTTCGTCGGCGAGGAGCAAGGTGGCGTCGGCGCGCGGGCGGCACTGGACGCCGGGTTCGACGTCGACTACGCCATCGTCGGGGAAGGCTCCACGGGGTACTCCGCGCCCGGGGTGACCGACGTCGCCGTCGCGCACAAGGGACGGCGAGGGAGCACGCTCATCGCGCACGGCGAGGCCGCCCACGCGAGCGAGGTCGAGTCGGGGACGAACGCCGTCTACCGCGCCTGCGACGCGGTCGACGTCGTTCGCGCCATCGAGTTTCCCGAGGCGGAGGTGCTCGGCCACCACCTCCGGGGGAGCGTCGCAGTCACCGAAATCGAGGGTGGAACGGCGTGGAACGTCATCCCCGAACGGTGTGCGGTGACGGTCGACGAGCGGACCGTTCCGGGAGAACGAGCGCCGCTGGAGCGGGCGGCGGACGTCGACGGCGTCGAGTGGCGCGTCGACCAGGACCTCCCACCGATGGCCTGCGACGACGCGGCGTTCGCCGACCTGGTCCTCGACGCCGCGGCCGCGGCACAGGAGGGAGCCCCCGAGCACGTCGTCAAGCCGCACGCGACGGACGCGGGGTGGCTCGCGGACGCGGGGACTACCTGCGTCGTCTGCGGCGCGGCAGAGCCGGGCGAGGCACACACGAGAGACGAGTCCGTGAGCCTCGCCGTCGTGGAGCGGTGTTATCGCATCTACCGGGATGCGGCGGAGCGGTTCGAGTGA
- a CDS encoding ribosome biogenesis/translation initiation ATPase RLI, whose amino-acid sequence MADDSIAVVDLDRCQPDRCNYECAKYCPPNRTGKDCIVTRGDHYEEGEPYEGDPDQVRISEEICLGETCGICVEKCPFDAIEIINLPTELDEDPVHRYGENAFALYGLPVPDAGSVTGILGPNGIGKSTAVHILADELVPNLGNYGEAPGWDAVLDRYRGSGLQNYIEALLDDEVTVARKPQYVDQIPKQFDGKTNELLTATDERGALDELVDRLGIRPVVDQPIDTLSGGELQRVALAATLARDRDFYFLDEITPYLDIGQRVTAARLVQELAAEEDRAVLVVEHDLAILDLLADSLHIGYGRPGAFGVITDPKSVRNGINEYLKGYLTNENMRIRPDAITFEQHAPRETTKSAPLVEYPDLAKSYGDGEFSLTVDGGTIYHSEVLGIVGPNGIGKSTLAKLFAGQLEPDAGELDFRLDIAYKPQYIEIDQPMRVDAFLSSITNDFGTSLWKTEIAGPLQLERIMEQHLSDLSGGERQRVAIAATLSEDADLYVLDEPSAHLDVEQRVRATTAIRRYAENHDATVMVIDHDIYMIDLLADRLMVFDGEPAEEGHAQTPQEMRDGMNDFLSDLDITFRRDERTGRPRINKPDSQLDRKQKRAGEYYYAP is encoded by the coding sequence ATGGCCGACGACAGTATCGCGGTGGTCGACCTCGACCGCTGCCAGCCCGACCGGTGCAACTACGAGTGTGCGAAGTACTGTCCGCCGAACCGCACCGGCAAGGACTGCATCGTCACCCGCGGCGACCATTACGAGGAGGGTGAACCCTACGAGGGCGACCCCGACCAGGTCCGCATCTCGGAAGAGATCTGTCTGGGCGAGACCTGCGGCATCTGCGTCGAAAAGTGCCCGTTCGACGCCATCGAGATCATCAACCTCCCCACGGAACTCGACGAGGACCCCGTCCACCGCTACGGCGAGAACGCCTTCGCGCTGTACGGCCTTCCCGTCCCGGACGCGGGCAGTGTGACCGGCATCCTCGGCCCGAACGGCATCGGGAAGTCCACGGCCGTGCACATCCTCGCGGACGAACTCGTCCCTAACCTGGGGAACTACGGCGAGGCACCGGGGTGGGACGCCGTCCTCGACCGCTACCGCGGCTCCGGTCTCCAGAACTACATCGAGGCGTTGCTCGACGACGAGGTGACCGTCGCCCGCAAGCCGCAGTACGTCGACCAGATTCCCAAGCAGTTCGACGGGAAGACGAACGAACTGCTGACGGCGACCGACGAGCGGGGCGCCCTCGACGAACTCGTCGACAGACTGGGCATCCGGCCCGTCGTCGACCAGCCCATCGACACGCTCTCTGGCGGCGAACTCCAGCGGGTCGCGCTCGCGGCCACGCTGGCGAGAGACCGTGACTTCTACTTCCTCGACGAGATTACACCCTATCTGGACATCGGCCAGCGCGTCACCGCCGCCCGTCTCGTCCAGGAACTCGCCGCGGAGGAAGACCGTGCCGTGCTCGTCGTCGAGCACGACCTGGCCATCCTCGACCTGCTCGCCGACTCGCTCCACATCGGCTACGGGCGACCGGGGGCGTTCGGTGTCATCACCGACCCCAAGAGCGTCCGGAACGGCATCAACGAGTACCTGAAAGGGTACCTGACGAACGAGAACATGCGTATCCGGCCCGACGCCATCACCTTCGAGCAGCACGCCCCGCGTGAGACGACCAAGAGCGCGCCGCTCGTGGAGTACCCGGACCTCGCGAAATCGTACGGTGACGGGGAGTTCTCGCTCACCGTCGACGGCGGCACCATCTACCACTCCGAGGTGCTGGGCATCGTCGGCCCGAACGGCATCGGGAAGTCCACGCTGGCGAAGCTCTTCGCCGGACAGCTCGAACCCGACGCGGGCGAACTCGACTTCAGACTGGACATCGCCTACAAGCCCCAGTACATCGAAATCGACCAGCCGATGCGCGTCGACGCCTTCTTGTCTTCTATCACGAACGACTTCGGCACCTCGCTGTGGAAGACCGAAATCGCCGGCCCGCTCCAGCTCGAACGCATCATGGAGCAGCACCTCTCGGACCTGTCCGGCGGGGAGCGCCAGCGGGTCGCCATCGCCGCGACGCTCTCCGAAGACGCCGACCTCTACGTGCTGGACGAGCCCTCCGCACACCTCGACGTCGAACAGCGGGTGCGCGCGACGACGGCTATCCGCCGTTACGCGGAGAACCACGACGCGACGGTGATGGTCATCGACCACGACATCTACATGATCGACCTGCTCGCCGACCGCCTGATGGTGTTCGACGGTGAACCCGCCGAGGAGGGTCACGCCCAGACGCCACAGGAGATGCGCGACGGGATGAACGACTTCCTCTCGGACCTCGACATCACCTTCCGCCGCGACGAACGGACGGGTCGGCCGCGCATCAACAAGCCCGACTCTCAACTCGATCGGAAACAGAAGCGCGCGGGCGAGTACTACTACGCCCCCTGA
- a CDS encoding PAS domain S-box protein: protein MADSGGDTGPREELINVLYVDDEPDFAALAAEFLHRENDRFVVETEERAGEALDRLVAGGFDCVVSDYDMPEMNGLELLEAARERSVQLPFVLVTGKGSEEIASEAVSAGVTDYLRKRGGRERYVILANRIENAVSQYRAEREAAHHRRVSELVRDVTRALVGATSRDEVEQAVCDRVAGSEPYRFAWIGEPDPETERIRPRTTGGDDSGYLDAITVTVDGPRSRGPAGTALRENRVVVAQNVDDDPSFEPWREDALERGFHSVAGIPLAHDGTVYGVLLLYAAYANAFDETERALVADLGDAVGHAIEGITVRERLERQYQDLFELAPVMYVLTSEQDGHPVVTDCNQRVLDRLGYERDEVVGDSLADLYTEESATLLLDEGGYDRALDGEFTREERQLVASDGSVVETLLRAVPRYDTEGRTVGTLTLFVDVTERRRARTIATQAAAMDASMDGMAVFDDQGVYHYVNDAHGRIYDRDAADLVGETWRTLYDDAEVERLEREAMPLLATGESWQGEAVGRRADGSRFPQELSLSPLDDGRFVCVIRDSTERRKAKRELERQNVRLDEFASLVSHDLRNPLNIARGNVELARTDDATTDTSLDRAETALERMDRLIDDVLALARGVDEADLRPVSLRRTARSCWQGDDGSIEVVGDLRFLADRARLQRLLENLFRNSVEHGSTSNRSEAGDSGDHGGTDGQWEATSGDTVTRADKRGGRPDGDATVRVRLGPLGDEAGFFVADDGPGVPPEKRDAVFEFGHSTAQEGTGLGLGIVERIADAHGWECRLTEGTEGGARFEFAGITVIEGDRPQHPEPNTSG, encoded by the coding sequence ATGGCTGACTCAGGGGGTGACACCGGGCCACGGGAGGAGCTCATCAACGTGCTCTACGTGGACGACGAACCCGACTTCGCAGCCCTCGCCGCCGAGTTCCTCCACCGCGAGAACGACCGATTCGTGGTCGAGACGGAGGAACGAGCGGGAGAGGCGCTCGACCGCCTCGTGGCGGGAGGCTTCGACTGCGTCGTCAGCGACTACGATATGCCCGAGATGAACGGGCTCGAACTCCTCGAGGCCGCCCGCGAGCGCTCGGTACAGCTCCCGTTCGTTCTCGTCACGGGGAAGGGGTCGGAGGAAATCGCGAGCGAGGCGGTCTCGGCGGGAGTCACGGACTATCTCCGGAAGCGCGGGGGTCGCGAGCGGTACGTCATTCTCGCGAACCGCATCGAGAACGCCGTCTCGCAGTACCGTGCCGAGCGCGAGGCGGCCCACCACCGTCGGGTGAGTGAACTGGTCAGGGACGTCACGCGGGCGCTGGTCGGAGCGACGTCGCGCGACGAGGTCGAGCAGGCAGTCTGCGACCGCGTGGCCGGGTCGGAACCGTACCGGTTCGCGTGGATCGGCGAGCCGGACCCCGAGACGGAGCGTATCAGGCCGCGGACCACCGGCGGCGACGACAGCGGCTATCTCGACGCGATTACCGTCACCGTCGACGGGCCGCGGAGTCGCGGGCCGGCCGGAACCGCTCTCCGCGAGAACCGGGTCGTCGTCGCACAGAACGTCGACGACGACCCGTCGTTCGAACCGTGGCGCGAGGACGCGCTCGAGCGTGGGTTTCACTCCGTCGCGGGCATCCCGCTGGCGCACGACGGGACGGTCTACGGCGTCTTGCTCCTCTACGCCGCGTACGCGAACGCGTTCGACGAGACGGAGCGGGCGCTCGTCGCAGACCTCGGCGACGCGGTCGGCCACGCCATCGAGGGAATCACCGTCCGTGAGCGGCTCGAACGCCAGTACCAGGACCTCTTCGAACTGGCACCCGTCATGTACGTCCTCACCAGCGAGCAGGACGGCCACCCCGTCGTCACGGACTGTAACCAGCGTGTGCTCGACCGACTGGGGTACGAGCGCGACGAGGTGGTCGGTGACTCACTCGCCGACCTGTACACCGAGGAGTCGGCGACGCTGCTGCTCGACGAGGGAGGGTACGACCGCGCGCTCGACGGCGAGTTCACACGCGAAGAGCGACAGCTCGTCGCGAGCGACGGCTCGGTAGTCGAGACGCTGCTCCGGGCCGTCCCCCGCTACGACACCGAGGGACGGACCGTCGGGACCCTCACGCTGTTCGTCGACGTCACCGAGCGCCGACGAGCACGGACCATCGCCACGCAGGCGGCGGCGATGGACGCATCTATGGACGGCATGGCCGTCTTCGACGACCAGGGGGTCTACCACTACGTCAACGATGCCCACGGACGAATCTACGACCGCGACGCCGCCGACCTGGTCGGCGAGACCTGGCGGACGCTGTACGACGACGCCGAGGTCGAGCGACTCGAACGGGAGGCCATGCCGCTGCTCGCCACGGGCGAGTCGTGGCAGGGCGAGGCTGTGGGACGGCGGGCCGACGGGAGCCGGTTCCCGCAGGAACTGTCGCTGAGTCCGCTCGACGACGGCCGGTTCGTCTGCGTCATCCGCGACAGTACGGAACGGCGGAAGGCGAAGCGGGAACTCGAGCGGCAGAACGTCCGACTCGACGAGTTCGCCTCTCTCGTGAGTCACGACCTCCGCAACCCGCTCAACATCGCCAGAGGGAACGTCGAACTCGCCCGGACCGACGACGCGACCACGGACACCAGTCTCGACCGGGCCGAGACGGCTCTCGAACGGATGGACCGTCTCATCGACGACGTGCTCGCGCTGGCACGCGGCGTCGACGAGGCGGACCTGCGTCCCGTCTCCCTCCGACGAACCGCCAGGTCGTGCTGGCAGGGGGACGACGGGTCCATCGAGGTGGTCGGCGACCTCCGGTTCCTCGCCGACCGCGCCCGTCTTCAGCGACTGCTCGAGAACCTGTTTCGGAACAGCGTCGAGCACGGCTCGACGAGCAACCGGTCAGAAGCCGGTGACAGCGGGGACCACGGAGGGACGGACGGTCAGTGGGAAGCCACAAGCGGCGACACGGTAACACGTGCCGACAAGAGAGGCGGACGTCCGGACGGCGACGCGACGGTCAGGGTTCGCCTCGGCCCGCTCGGGGACGAGGCCGGGTTCTTCGTCGCCGACGACGGCCCGGGCGTCCCACCCGAGAAACGCGACGCTGTCTTCGAGTTCGGGCACAGCACGGCACAGGAAGGAACGGGACTGGGGCTCGGCATCGTCGAACGTATCGCCGACGCACACGGCTGGGAGTGTCGGCTGACGGAGGGCACCGAGGGCGGCGCCCGGTTCGAGTTCGCTGGCATCACGGTCATCGAGGGTGACAGACCGCAGCACCCGGAACCGAACACGAGCGGCTGA
- a CDS encoding PINc/VapC family ATPase, with protein MKILPDTSAVIDGRVSERVDDGTYDGATVYVPEAVVGELESQANDGRDTGWEGLEELQRLADHADAGDVTLEYVGRRPSATEQRASHEGDIDALIRDLATEYEATLLTSDAVQAEVARAKQVDVEFVEARVRGSGGLVIEEFFDDETMSVHLKTGTRPKAKRGALGEMHYETIRDEVSDEETMKAWADDIVNSARSSPDGFIELDEPGMKIVQFRDYRIAVAHPPFADGIEITAVRPIAKTELDDYEFADELRSRLKERQRGVLISGAPGAGKSTFAQAVAEFLNDADYAVKTMEKPRDLQVGPEITQYTALDGQMEKTADSLLLVRPDYTIYDEVRKTNDFSVFADMRLAGVGMVGVVHATRGIDALQRLVGRVELGMIPQVVDTVVYIEAGKVHTVYDVTTEVKVPEGLTAEDLARPVIQVKDFETGRPEYEIYTFNRQVVTVPLTEGERDESGVDRLARQEIEREIRSIARGHVDVQLQGQNKAVVYVEDDDISYVIGKGGGRISDVEDRLGIDIDVRTHDEKPQSASGAGSGPSGGGAGPVDGTIVTPEVTSRHVVIRMDEHVGETVEVRADGEYLFTATVGRGGDIQVSRGSAIADELEQAIDRKQQITVVQA; from the coding sequence ATGAAGATACTGCCGGACACGAGCGCGGTCATCGACGGCCGCGTGTCCGAGCGCGTCGACGACGGAACGTACGACGGGGCGACCGTCTACGTCCCCGAGGCCGTCGTCGGCGAACTCGAGTCGCAGGCCAACGACGGCCGCGACACCGGATGGGAGGGACTCGAAGAACTCCAGCGACTCGCCGACCACGCCGACGCGGGTGATGTCACCCTCGAGTACGTCGGCCGACGCCCGTCGGCAACCGAACAACGCGCGTCACACGAGGGTGATATCGACGCGCTCATCCGCGACCTCGCGACCGAGTACGAGGCGACGCTCCTCACTAGCGACGCGGTCCAGGCGGAGGTCGCCCGGGCGAAACAGGTCGACGTCGAGTTCGTCGAGGCCAGAGTCAGAGGCTCGGGCGGGCTGGTCATCGAGGAGTTCTTCGACGACGAGACGATGTCGGTCCACCTCAAGACCGGCACCCGTCCCAAGGCCAAACGCGGCGCGCTCGGCGAGATGCACTACGAGACCATCCGCGACGAGGTGAGCGACGAGGAGACGATGAAGGCGTGGGCCGACGACATCGTCAACTCCGCGCGCTCTTCGCCCGACGGGTTCATCGAACTCGACGAGCCCGGGATGAAGATCGTCCAGTTCCGCGACTACCGGATCGCCGTCGCGCACCCGCCGTTCGCGGACGGCATCGAGATCACCGCCGTTCGCCCCATCGCCAAGACCGAACTCGACGACTACGAGTTCGCCGACGAACTCCGGTCTCGACTCAAAGAGCGCCAGCGCGGCGTCCTCATCTCGGGCGCACCGGGAGCAGGGAAGTCGACGTTCGCCCAGGCCGTCGCGGAGTTCCTCAACGACGCTGACTACGCGGTGAAGACGATGGAGAAGCCGCGCGACCTCCAGGTCGGCCCCGAGATCACGCAGTACACGGCCCTCGACGGCCAGATGGAGAAGACGGCCGACTCGCTCCTCCTCGTTCGTCCGGACTACACCATCTACGACGAAGTTCGGAAGACGAACGACTTCTCCGTCTTCGCCGACATGCGGCTCGCGGGCGTGGGTATGGTCGGTGTCGTCCACGCCACCAGGGGAATCGATGCCCTCCAGCGGCTGGTGGGACGGGTCGAACTCGGCATGATCCCCCAGGTCGTCGACACCGTCGTCTACATCGAGGCCGGGAAGGTCCACACGGTGTACGACGTGACGACCGAAGTGAAGGTCCCCGAGGGCCTCACCGCCGAGGACCTCGCTCGACCGGTTATTCAGGTCAAGGACTTCGAGACGGGCCGCCCCGAGTACGAGATCTACACGTTCAACCGCCAGGTCGTCACCGTCCCGCTCACCGAGGGCGAGCGCGACGAGTCCGGCGTCGACCGCCTCGCCCGGCAGGAGATCGAACGCGAGATTCGCTCCATCGCTCGCGGCCACGTCGACGTCCAACTGCAGGGGCAGAACAAGGCGGTCGTCTACGTCGAAGACGACGACATCTCCTACGTCATCGGGAAGGGCGGCGGGCGCATCTCCGACGTCGAAGACCGACTCGGCATCGACATCGACGTTCGGACCCACGACGAGAAGCCACAGAGTGCGTCCGGAGCCGGTTCCGGACCCAGTGGCGGTGGAGCGGGGCCGGTCGACGGGACCATCGTCACCCCCGAGGTCACCTCCCGGCACGTCGTCATCCGGATGGACGAACACGTCGGCGAGACCGTCGAGGTCCGCGCCGACGGCGAGTACCTGTTCACCGCCACGGTGGGCCGAGGCGGGGACATCCAGGTCTCACGTGGCAGCGCCATCGCGGACGAACTCGAACAGGCCATCGACCGCAAGCAACAGATCACCGTCGTTCAGGCCTGA
- a CDS encoding flippase activity-associated protein Agl23, producing MDGESPPPADAGDGAPRTEDAAHEREARWQPPRTSLLGSRPAWTPRRLVVALTCVALLLRLPALGQRVAHFDEGRVAYWALRYHETGTISYRYIVHGPLVQYVDAALFAHLGASDAVARLPVAVVGGLLPLAALLFRERLRDEEVVALAALLSFNPVLLYYSRFLRSTLLVAACAFVAFGALVRAVDTRRVRYVYAAAVLVALGFAAKENALVYLLVWVGATALLVDHELFRPHVAETGTDRVRRYGQGVVDALRGPGRRHLRVGGHAVGVVGVALVVTLFFFAPRTSAGADAVGLWDAVARPGAFPALVDATVDDVRRGLSYWFGGTTEPGCHKESVVTAYGCFLGRFLETLALGAGVLSVFALGGVLVERYATSRPRPVVLFTAYWGLVSVVGYPLGTDIYGAWITVNALVPLAVPAAVGLGFVFRRARAAHATGDRTRAAVVGVVLLLVAGQVGVTAAATVYHEPTAADNPLVQYAQPTDEFRPVFDQLRAGPDGLDGNGATADVVFYGETFVAESADSAIPPACADLRTALPLQWYVARADADATCAADRQALAAHLTDADARPTLVVSTVADADAVRPMLDGYTTRTASLRAPGRETVFFVRRDANASVVSRERGQA from the coding sequence ATGGACGGCGAGTCACCGCCCCCGGCCGACGCCGGTGACGGCGCGCCCCGAACCGAAGACGCGGCACACGAACGAGAAGCGAGGTGGCAGCCACCGCGGACGTCACTGCTCGGCTCGCGCCCCGCGTGGACCCCCCGCCGACTCGTGGTCGCACTTACCTGCGTGGCACTGTTGCTCCGACTGCCCGCCCTGGGCCAGCGCGTCGCACACTTCGACGAGGGACGCGTCGCGTACTGGGCGCTCCGCTACCACGAGACCGGCACGATATCGTACCGGTACATCGTCCACGGCCCGCTCGTCCAGTACGTCGACGCGGCGCTCTTCGCACACCTCGGAGCGAGCGACGCCGTCGCTCGGCTTCCCGTCGCCGTCGTCGGCGGTCTCCTCCCGCTTGCGGCGCTTCTCTTCCGCGAACGACTGCGTGACGAGGAGGTCGTCGCGCTGGCCGCGCTCTTGAGTTTCAACCCCGTCCTGCTCTACTACTCGCGCTTTCTCCGGAGTACGCTCCTCGTCGCCGCGTGCGCGTTCGTCGCCTTCGGCGCGCTCGTCAGAGCGGTCGACACGCGCCGAGTTCGGTACGTGTACGCCGCCGCCGTCCTCGTCGCGCTGGGGTTCGCCGCCAAGGAGAACGCGCTCGTCTACCTGCTCGTCTGGGTCGGGGCGACCGCGCTGCTCGTCGATCACGAACTCTTCCGCCCACACGTCGCGGAGACGGGCACCGACCGCGTGAGGCGGTACGGGCAGGGCGTCGTCGACGCGCTCCGCGGTCCGGGTCGCCGTCACCTCCGTGTCGGCGGTCACGCCGTCGGCGTCGTCGGCGTCGCCCTGGTCGTCACGCTCTTCTTTTTCGCCCCGCGGACCAGTGCCGGGGCCGACGCGGTCGGACTGTGGGACGCCGTCGCCCGGCCGGGGGCGTTTCCGGCCCTCGTCGATGCGACGGTCGACGACGTCCGACGCGGGCTGTCGTACTGGTTCGGCGGGACGACGGAACCCGGCTGTCACAAAGAGAGCGTCGTGACCGCCTACGGCTGCTTTCTCGGACGGTTCCTCGAGACGCTCGCACTGGGTGCCGGCGTCCTCTCCGTCTTCGCCCTCGGCGGCGTCCTCGTCGAACGGTACGCGACATCGCGTCCCCGACCCGTGGTCCTGTTCACTGCCTACTGGGGGCTCGTCAGCGTCGTCGGCTATCCGCTCGGGACCGACATCTACGGGGCGTGGATCACGGTGAACGCGCTGGTGCCGCTGGCGGTCCCGGCGGCCGTCGGACTCGGATTCGTCTTCCGCCGCGCTCGGGCGGCGCACGCGACGGGCGACCGGACGCGGGCGGCCGTCGTCGGCGTCGTGCTCTTACTCGTGGCCGGGCAGGTCGGGGTGACCGCCGCCGCGACAGTCTACCACGAACCGACGGCGGCCGACAACCCACTCGTCCAGTACGCCCAGCCCACCGACGAGTTCCGGCCCGTCTTCGACCAACTCCGGGCCGGGCCCGACGGGCTGGACGGGAACGGCGCGACCGCCGACGTCGTCTTCTACGGCGAGACGTTCGTCGCCGAGAGCGCCGACAGCGCCATCCCCCCAGCCTGTGCCGACCTCCGGACGGCCCTGCCGCTGCAGTGGTACGTCGCTCGGGCCGACGCGGACGCGACCTGTGCGGCCGACAGGCAGGCGCTCGCGGCACACCTCACTGACGCGGACGCGAGGCCGACGCTCGTCGTCTCGACGGTGGCGGACGCCGACGCGGTTCGACCGATGCTCGACGGCTACACGACGCGGACGGCGTCGCTCCGAGCGCCCGGCCGGGAGACGGTGTTCTTCGTCCGTCGTGACGCGAACGCGTCCGTGGTGTCTCGTGAGCGCGGTCAGGCCTGA
- a CDS encoding MarR family transcriptional regulator, with product MAGSDEESLDDLPPSAKLVFKVLEYNGPLTQKGIVEESMLSARTVRYALERLEGIGIVDEDVYFADARQNLYQLNETADEFKSGDEADAEACAAE from the coding sequence ATGGCTGGATCCGACGAGGAGAGTCTCGACGACCTCCCACCGAGCGCGAAACTCGTGTTCAAAGTTCTCGAATACAACGGCCCGCTGACGCAGAAGGGAATCGTCGAGGAGTCGATGCTGTCGGCCCGCACGGTTCGGTACGCCCTCGAACGGCTGGAAGGCATCGGCATCGTCGACGAGGACGTCTACTTCGCCGACGCCCGACAGAACCTCTATCAGCTCAACGAGACCGCCGACGAGTTCAAAAGCGGCGACGAGGCCGACGCGGAAGCCTGCGCCGCCGAGTAA